From a region of the Roseivirga sp. 4D4 genome:
- a CDS encoding four helix bundle protein, producing MKTFGSLKILEQGMEIVSTTHQLASKYTQTNMAGLINEISLLAIGIPSSIAASSKEDTTNAYQEGLQSALTSVERIDEKLAYLSDEEPTLDRLKCLIHLEHELIAQALGKSGQMTLKRPAKTSRLALASMKSRAPMPHIKVSQGVQGELF from the coding sequence ATGAAGACTTTTGGAAGTTTAAAAATATTGGAACAAGGCATGGAGATCGTGTCGACCACCCACCAGTTGGCCAGTAAATACACACAAACTAATATGGCTGGTTTGATTAATGAAATCAGCCTGTTGGCTATTGGTATTCCTTCAAGTATTGCTGCAAGCAGTAAGGAGGATACTACAAACGCTTATCAGGAAGGCTTACAATCTGCTTTAACCTCAGTTGAGCGGATTGATGAAAAATTAGCATATCTATCGGATGAAGAGCCTACTTTGGATAGGCTCAAATGCCTTATACATTTAGAGCATGAGTTAATCGCTCAGGCATTGGGTAAGTCTGGTCAAATGACCTTGAAAAGACCTGCAAAAACATCCAGACTGGCGCTGGCTTCAATGAAATCGAGAGCACCTATGCCTCATATCAAAGTTTCTCAAGGCGTACAGGGAGAGCTTTTTTAG
- a CDS encoding 2'-5' RNA ligase family protein: MITENTSKMFTYTTLSEYMVIALPYAEINEEVKQFKKEFFLKYGAYAGQNSCAHIRLVSFFQPEEREQRILNATQEVLDEINGFEVFLNGFGFNGIEKHVYLDVLNKQSLLDVYNQLRLRLFKELISLAFLNKHYQPAMSIARDLNAFQFMEAVKDYEHVAYTNNFRITRLHILKRKAPFNTWESLTTLPFAKSEGELLGLN; this comes from the coding sequence ATGATTACAGAAAACACCAGCAAAATGTTTACCTATACCACGCTTAGTGAGTATATGGTCATTGCGCTTCCTTATGCCGAAATAAACGAGGAGGTAAAGCAATTCAAGAAAGAGTTTTTCCTTAAGTATGGGGCTTATGCTGGTCAGAATTCATGTGCTCATATTCGTTTGGTTTCCTTTTTTCAACCGGAGGAAAGAGAACAGAGGATATTAAATGCCACGCAAGAAGTGCTTGACGAAATCAATGGTTTTGAAGTGTTTTTGAACGGATTTGGGTTTAATGGAATAGAGAAGCATGTGTATCTGGATGTATTGAATAAGCAGTCGCTTTTAGATGTTTATAATCAACTAAGGCTTAGGCTTTTTAAAGAGCTAATCTCACTGGCCTTTCTGAATAAGCACTATCAGCCTGCTATGAGCATTGCGCGTGATTTGAATGCCTTTCAGTTTATGGAGGCGGTTAAGGACTACGAGCATGTGGCTTATACTAATAATTTTAGAATTACACGATTACATATACTAAAGAGAAAAGCACCTTTTAATACCTGGGAAAGTTTGACGACACTGCCCTTTGCTAAATCAGAAGGAGAGTTGCTAGGGCTTAATTAA
- a CDS encoding agmatine deiminase family protein, translating to MKQTIVILISLVLIALAACSNSPSPDSDSKENQTNTLSNERMLLVLSAPSVNEQYYAPAFDLIVDFQINYAKQIMGNDNVVIIVDCQTKSFYEGKVPEDILITADVYDIWVRDFTTVNPLSPVQFTYTWASMLRQQSREVQGSFSQLADQLNIVRTKTDLLIDGGNIVDNYKGRVITTTRFLEDNNLSYAEGVSRLKDLLGASEVAIITPDEEVLAHSDGMVSWVDNDTLLINDYSTNPALRTEVMNELNKAFPGISIIEVPVEYATNPPGQWDGFESACGINLNATVTFNNIYVPTFGMSHEAAALRTIRENTTKNVIEVNAEGICAMGGSVRCLTWQLAGENAERLILAARAQ from the coding sequence ATGAAACAAACAATAGTGATACTAATCAGCTTAGTGCTAATTGCATTAGCAGCCTGCAGCAACTCCCCTTCACCGGACTCAGATTCAAAAGAGAATCAAACTAACACCTTGAGCAATGAAAGAATGCTCTTGGTATTGTCAGCACCATCAGTCAATGAGCAATACTACGCTCCTGCATTCGATCTGATCGTTGACTTTCAGATTAACTACGCAAAGCAAATCATGGGAAATGACAATGTGGTGATTATCGTTGATTGTCAAACTAAGTCTTTCTATGAGGGCAAAGTACCTGAGGACATATTGATCACTGCAGATGTATATGATATCTGGGTGAGAGACTTTACAACAGTCAATCCACTATCGCCTGTACAATTTACCTATACCTGGGCCTCCATGTTGCGACAGCAAAGCAGAGAAGTTCAGGGAAGCTTTAGCCAATTGGCTGACCAACTCAACATTGTACGAACCAAAACCGACCTTTTAATCGATGGAGGGAATATTGTAGACAATTACAAGGGAAGAGTAATCACCACTACCCGATTCCTGGAAGACAATAACCTCTCATATGCCGAAGGTGTCTCTCGGCTCAAGGACTTACTTGGTGCAAGTGAAGTAGCCATCATCACACCAGATGAAGAAGTACTGGCTCATTCAGATGGTATGGTAAGCTGGGTGGATAATGATACACTATTGATCAATGACTATAGCACTAACCCAGCTTTAAGAACGGAAGTAATGAATGAGTTGAACAAGGCCTTTCCCGGTATATCAATCATAGAGGTGCCTGTTGAGTACGCGACTAACCCTCCCGGACAATGGGATGGCTTTGAATCGGCTTGTGGTATCAATCTCAATGCGACAGTTACCTTTAATAATATCTATGTGCCAACTTTTGGAATGAGTCACGAAGCTGCTGCTTTGAGAACAATAAGAGAGAATACGACTAAGAATGTGATAGAAGTAAATGCCGAAGGCATATGCGCTATGGGTGGTAGTGTAAGATGTCTCACCTGGCAATTAGCTGGTGAGAATGCTGAGCGACTCATCCTAGCTGCCAGAGCACAATAG
- a CDS encoding YdeI/OmpD-associated family protein — protein MEKKNIEEYFSADAPHPEAMNLLRSIVMSFPFDETVKWAFPVYMINGKNVIGLGGFKAYTGVWFFQGVFLKDASQKLINAQEGKTHGMRQWRFNTIEEIQENEDLIRTYIQEAIDNQLAGKEFKPQKKAAKPLIIPEELKAVLDADPKLNESFEAHSLTNKRDFAEHIATAKRDETKQKRLEKIIPMIQNGIGLNDKYKK, from the coding sequence ATGGAGAAGAAGAATATTGAGGAATACTTTTCAGCAGACGCACCACATCCAGAAGCAATGAATCTATTAAGGAGCATTGTTATGTCCTTCCCTTTTGATGAAACAGTGAAGTGGGCCTTCCCTGTCTACATGATCAATGGGAAAAATGTGATCGGTCTGGGAGGATTCAAAGCTTATACCGGAGTCTGGTTTTTTCAGGGTGTATTTCTTAAAGATGCTTCGCAAAAGTTGATCAATGCCCAGGAAGGCAAGACACATGGCATGCGTCAATGGCGTTTTAATACAATAGAGGAAATCCAGGAAAATGAAGATTTGATTCGAACCTATATTCAGGAAGCCATTGACAATCAACTGGCAGGAAAGGAATTCAAACCTCAAAAGAAGGCTGCCAAACCCCTTATCATTCCAGAAGAACTCAAGGCAGTTTTGGATGCCGATCCCAAACTCAATGAAAGCTTTGAAGCACATTCCCTTACCAATAAGAGAGACTTTGCCGAACATATCGCTACTGCAAAACGGGATGAAACCAAACAGAAGCGTCTGGAAAAAATTATCCCTATGATTCAGAATGGCATTGGACTTAATGACAAGTATAAAAAGTAG
- a CDS encoding SIMPL domain-containing protein: protein MKRTYAILLVVLLPFSLFAQDQEANTLKVQGSAQIEMMPDLFQFDLRFNVTTEAQRQSIDSLNDMTDYMIKCLTKKGKISKDSLKTIGFYTNINDNQYRPEVKTTYTASQTLQLKIGADKEQIIKLLNVIADTNLPVNVNTSSYFSDKAKAKSEEALIKAAFENASRQAQMLASAGNFEVGAVRSVDYTQGEPFQVNALARMESMAMKSSDDRSFANFNLAPQEFQKSIRISYFIHQKKN, encoded by the coding sequence ATGAAAAGAACATATGCAATCCTCTTGGTAGTACTACTACCTTTTAGCCTCTTCGCACAAGATCAGGAGGCCAACACCTTAAAAGTTCAAGGTTCGGCACAGATCGAAATGATGCCAGACCTGTTTCAATTTGATCTCAGGTTTAATGTGACTACCGAAGCCCAGCGTCAATCGATCGACAGTCTCAATGACATGACAGACTATATGATCAAATGCCTCACTAAGAAAGGAAAGATCAGCAAAGACAGCTTAAAGACGATTGGCTTCTATACAAACATCAATGACAATCAATACAGACCTGAAGTCAAAACCACCTATACTGCCAGCCAAACACTACAGTTGAAGATTGGTGCGGATAAGGAGCAAATCATAAAATTGCTGAATGTAATTGCAGACACCAACTTGCCTGTGAATGTAAACACCAGCAGTTACTTCAGTGATAAAGCTAAAGCCAAGTCCGAAGAAGCCTTGATAAAGGCGGCTTTTGAAAATGCCAGCAGACAAGCCCAAATGCTCGCCAGTGCCGGTAATTTTGAAGTTGGAGCGGTAAGAAGTGTAGATTACACTCAAGGCGAACCTTTTCAAGTCAATGCCTTAGCTCGGATGGAATCCATGGCCATGAAATCATCAGACGATAGAAGCTTTGCTAATTTCAACCTAGCACCTCAGGAATTTCAGAAAAGCATCCGAATCTCATACTTCATTCATCAAAAGAAGAATTAA
- a CDS encoding NADPH:quinone oxidoreductase family protein — protein MKALLCHQFGLPETLTMSDIETPSPGPAQVLIKVKACGVNFPDTLIIQDKYQFKPELPFAPGGEVSGVVEAVGSEVKHVQPGDKVFALTIWGGFAEYVLADGHKCLPMPEGMDFVTGAITMYTCGTSLHALKQRANIQAGETLVVLGAAGGVGLAAVQIGKLMGAHVIAAASSDEKLKLCKASGADETINYTKEDLKTRIKDLTDGKGADVIYDPVGDQYSEPAVRALAWEGRYLVVGFAAGVPASIRLNLPLLKGASVVGVFWGAFAQKQPKESFENFQQILEWIKSGQLKQNIYKQYPLEQGAQAIRDLMDRKVIGKNVVVI, from the coding sequence ATGAAAGCCCTCCTCTGCCATCAATTTGGATTACCTGAAACACTGACGATGTCAGATATTGAAACACCCAGCCCCGGCCCTGCTCAGGTATTGATCAAGGTAAAAGCTTGCGGTGTCAATTTTCCGGATACCTTAATTATTCAAGACAAGTATCAGTTTAAGCCGGAATTGCCCTTTGCTCCTGGCGGTGAAGTATCCGGAGTTGTAGAAGCAGTGGGCTCAGAAGTAAAGCATGTACAACCCGGAGATAAAGTATTTGCGCTTACCATTTGGGGTGGTTTTGCAGAATATGTATTAGCGGATGGACACAAGTGCCTTCCAATGCCTGAAGGGATGGACTTTGTCACTGGAGCCATTACCATGTACACTTGCGGTACTTCGCTTCACGCCTTAAAACAAAGGGCAAACATTCAAGCCGGTGAAACATTAGTTGTGCTTGGTGCAGCCGGAGGCGTAGGCCTAGCCGCGGTGCAAATCGGAAAACTTATGGGCGCTCATGTGATAGCTGCTGCCAGTTCTGATGAGAAACTAAAACTCTGCAAAGCCTCTGGAGCCGATGAAACCATCAATTACACAAAAGAAGATCTAAAGACGCGTATTAAAGACCTCACTGATGGAAAAGGGGCTGATGTCATTTACGACCCGGTAGGTGATCAATATTCAGAACCAGCAGTAAGGGCCTTGGCCTGGGAAGGCCGCTATTTGGTTGTTGGTTTTGCTGCGGGTGTACCAGCCTCAATCCGACTCAACTTACCCTTATTAAAAGGAGCTTCAGTTGTAGGTGTTTTCTGGGGAGCCTTTGCTCAGAAACAACCTAAAGAGAGTTTTGAGAACTTTCAACAAATCCTTGAGTGGATCAAATCGGGACAGCTAAAGCAGAATATCTATAAGCAATACCCATTAGAACAAGGTGCTCAGGCCATCCGCGATTTAATGGATCGTAAAGTGATCGGCAAAAATGTGGTGGTAATTTAA
- a CDS encoding YciI family protein — protein sequence MRLLVTFFALVIVTSLSAQDPMQGRYTFVFLNTNEDRAELPKEQVDSLQAGHMANINNLVKARKMIAAGPFYGGGGIFLFDTNLQETQAVLDTDPAIAAGRFKLEVLPFNMEIGKICPLWDVPEETIEMTTYFIIRYTNKFDSDGAYAAKTNRFTLGHLKKAKREFKDIEILSDMAFDGNKGQVVIFKGAESSMKEYASYFRKQKLVKDGIMDFYLRQLYFPKGVFCEK from the coding sequence ATGAGACTACTTGTTACATTTTTTGCGCTAGTCATAGTCACTTCACTATCTGCTCAGGACCCAATGCAGGGCCGTTATACTTTTGTTTTTCTAAATACTAATGAGGATAGAGCAGAACTGCCCAAAGAACAGGTCGATAGCCTCCAGGCTGGGCATATGGCAAATATTAACAATTTGGTCAAGGCTAGGAAGATGATTGCTGCAGGGCCGTTTTATGGTGGAGGCGGGATCTTTCTATTCGATACAAACCTTCAAGAGACGCAAGCGGTATTGGACACTGACCCAGCTATCGCGGCAGGAAGGTTTAAACTGGAAGTTTTACCCTTTAATATGGAGATAGGGAAGATCTGCCCTTTGTGGGATGTGCCGGAGGAAACCATCGAAATGACGACTTACTTTATCATACGCTATACAAATAAGTTTGACAGTGATGGTGCTTATGCTGCCAAGACCAACCGTTTTACTTTGGGTCACCTGAAAAAGGCCAAAAGAGAATTCAAGGACATTGAAATCTTGAGTGATATGGCCTTCGATGGGAACAAAGGACAGGTAGTGATTTTCAAGGGTGCTGAATCAAGCATGAAAGAATACGCGTCTTACTTTAGGAAGCAAAAGTTGGTAAAAGACGGTATTATGGACTTTTACTTGAGGCAGCTCTATTTTCCTAAAGGTGTTTTTTGTGAGAAGTGA
- a CDS encoding WD40/YVTN/BNR-like repeat-containing protein → MLQKRITILLSLFLTVFTLSAQETLDDNLNGHRFRFIGPEGNRTIAVIAEPDNPQVAYIGAASGGLWKTEDMGINWRPIFDKQDISSVAAVELAPSDPKQVWVGTGETFVIRPAHAMGNGIYFSPDAGKTWEHKGLEKTGRIGRVIVHPTNPKVVYAGALGHTYGPQKERGVYRTKDGGDTWEQVLFIDEGTGVSDMAIDPENPEIIYAAMWSVNINTWGLNSGGAGSGIYKSVDGGDNWEPLNKYGLSFGAERPVGKTSVAVAHSDPNIIYALFEAESPEVWRSKDTGLSWELMSQEHAWNERAPYYTRLRVNTGDPNEIYSMTVRFTHSLDGGKTRNRRPPRGGGDNHDIWINPKNPDHYMVAHDGGASITYNHGKSFQRVVLPIAQMYHVSVDDQIPYNVFGNRQDGWSYMGPSNSLQGYIPLGLWKGVGGCESGFAKPDPNDNNIVWSGCYDGGLDRHDLRTGHTRDVRVWPEAGYGWAPADMKYRWHWNFPLSFSTHTKHRVYAGSQFVHQSDDGGQSWQIISPDLTLNDKSHQQSSGGVAIDNLMTFDGSTLFAIEESPLQAGMIWVGTNDGQVQLTKDGGKEWVNLTANIPDLPKWGTIANIHPSANDAGTAYISVDLHQMGDFDPYIYKTTDFGQSWTKISDGIPRSESSFVHVIKEDPKRKGLLYAGIDKGIYVSHNDGQTWARLRLNLPPAPVYWLEIQERFDDLVVGTYGRGYYILDDMNAIRNADQLSGKAQIVDIRDTYRFNNRESIKTDGPSYNSGQNPPNGAIINFYLPEKVEGSVSIEIKDKDGDLIRTVNTRANEGINRAIWNLRYESTYRPKLRVQPPGRPWVQLNGEGWRPLVQWDLDLNAGQLGPRVAPGTYEAHLVIKDKEGNVIESTSKPLNVLKDPKAEGTQADIEAQVAFSLELRNAMNLAVVNINAVEVLRKELEDIIAEVSDRRTQREAVRLKAAAEEVASMLYDIHLTGAREDAFRSPIKLYGRLSALASDINSSGIDFKPTDQQGEVKEVLSDRLENAIAKFDKLIKEDIQKFNKALERKNRTIEIEKTGGDK, encoded by the coding sequence ATGCTTCAAAAGAGAATCACCATCCTCCTATCTCTATTTCTCACCGTTTTCACGCTATCGGCACAAGAAACCTTAGATGATAATCTAAATGGTCATCGCTTTCGATTTATTGGGCCAGAAGGTAATCGTACCATCGCAGTAATCGCAGAACCAGATAATCCTCAAGTAGCCTACATTGGCGCTGCATCTGGTGGTCTTTGGAAAACTGAAGATATGGGCATTAACTGGCGACCTATATTCGACAAACAAGACATCTCTTCCGTTGCCGCGGTAGAGTTAGCACCTTCTGATCCCAAGCAGGTCTGGGTGGGCACAGGGGAAACCTTTGTAATTCGCCCAGCGCATGCCATGGGTAATGGCATTTATTTCTCGCCTGATGCTGGAAAGACCTGGGAACATAAGGGTTTGGAAAAGACAGGAAGAATCGGAAGGGTAATTGTTCACCCGACCAACCCAAAAGTGGTATATGCTGGAGCATTAGGACATACTTATGGACCTCAGAAAGAACGGGGGGTTTATCGCACCAAAGATGGCGGGGACACCTGGGAGCAAGTACTTTTCATTGATGAAGGTACAGGAGTATCAGATATGGCGATCGATCCCGAGAACCCTGAAATCATTTATGCTGCCATGTGGTCGGTTAATATCAATACCTGGGGCTTGAATTCTGGAGGTGCCGGTAGTGGCATTTATAAGTCCGTAGACGGTGGCGACAACTGGGAACCTCTTAATAAGTACGGTCTGAGTTTTGGAGCTGAAAGACCTGTAGGAAAAACCTCAGTGGCCGTGGCGCATAGCGATCCAAACATCATTTACGCCCTTTTTGAGGCCGAAAGCCCTGAAGTATGGCGTTCTAAAGACACAGGTTTAAGCTGGGAACTGATGAGCCAGGAGCATGCCTGGAACGAAAGAGCACCTTACTATACCCGTTTGAGGGTCAATACTGGCGATCCGAACGAAATCTATTCAATGACGGTTCGCTTTACGCATTCTTTAGATGGAGGGAAAACACGAAACCGAAGACCACCAAGAGGCGGTGGCGATAATCACGACATTTGGATCAATCCAAAGAACCCTGATCACTATATGGTAGCCCACGATGGTGGTGCCTCAATCACCTATAATCACGGTAAATCTTTTCAACGTGTAGTCTTGCCGATAGCTCAGATGTACCACGTTTCCGTTGATGATCAAATTCCCTATAACGTATTCGGCAACAGGCAAGATGGATGGTCTTATATGGGACCAAGCAATTCTTTGCAAGGATATATTCCACTAGGGCTTTGGAAAGGTGTAGGTGGCTGCGAAAGTGGCTTTGCCAAACCAGATCCAAATGACAATAACATTGTCTGGTCAGGTTGTTATGATGGTGGACTTGACAGACATGACCTCCGAACAGGTCATACAAGAGATGTGCGGGTATGGCCCGAAGCCGGATACGGCTGGGCACCGGCAGATATGAAATATCGCTGGCATTGGAACTTCCCATTGAGCTTCTCTACACACACTAAACATCGGGTTTATGCAGGAAGTCAATTCGTGCATCAATCGGATGATGGTGGACAGAGCTGGCAAATCATCAGTCCAGACCTTACCCTAAATGATAAGAGTCACCAACAGAGTTCTGGTGGTGTGGCCATCGACAACCTAATGACATTCGATGGGTCCACCCTATTTGCCATAGAGGAATCACCTTTACAGGCAGGTATGATTTGGGTGGGTACCAATGACGGTCAGGTTCAATTGACCAAAGATGGTGGTAAGGAATGGGTGAATCTCACAGCGAATATTCCTGACCTACCGAAATGGGGAACCATTGCCAATATTCACCCTTCAGCAAATGATGCTGGTACCGCCTATATCTCTGTAGACCTACACCAAATGGGAGACTTTGATCCTTATATCTACAAAACAACGGATTTCGGCCAATCCTGGACCAAGATCTCTGACGGCATCCCTAGGTCAGAATCAAGCTTCGTGCATGTGATCAAGGAAGACCCAAAAAGAAAAGGCCTACTATATGCAGGAATTGACAAGGGCATTTATGTAAGTCATAATGATGGTCAAACCTGGGCGCGCCTCAGACTGAACCTACCTCCTGCTCCCGTCTACTGGCTTGAAATACAAGAGCGCTTTGACGACTTAGTAGTCGGCACATATGGACGTGGCTACTACATCCTTGATGACATGAATGCTATTAGAAATGCAGATCAACTCAGCGGAAAAGCTCAAATCGTAGATATAAGAGATACTTACAGGTTCAATAATCGAGAGAGTATCAAAACCGATGGACCAAGTTATAACTCTGGACAAAATCCTCCGAATGGCGCTATCATCAACTTCTATTTACCTGAGAAGGTAGAGGGAAGCGTCAGTATTGAAATCAAGGATAAGGATGGCGACCTAATTCGCACCGTCAACACCAGAGCCAATGAAGGCATAAATCGAGCGATCTGGAACTTGCGATATGAATCTACCTACAGACCTAAGCTTAGGGTTCAACCTCCAGGCCGACCATGGGTACAATTGAATGGCGAAGGCTGGAGACCATTGGTACAATGGGACCTTGACCTTAATGCAGGTCAGTTAGGCCCTAGAGTAGCACCAGGTACTTATGAGGCTCACTTGGTGATCAAAGACAAGGAAGGGAATGTAATTGAATCAACTAGCAAGCCCCTTAATGTATTGAAAGATCCTAAGGCAGAAGGAACGCAAGCCGATATTGAGGCACAGGTGGCCTTCTCTCTGGAGTTGAGAAACGCTATGAACCTTGCCGTGGTGAATATTAATGCTGTTGAGGTGCTTCGCAAAGAGTTAGAAGACATCATTGCCGAAGTAAGCGATAGAAGAACGCAACGTGAAGCCGTTCGCTTAAAAGCTGCAGCAGAGGAAGTGGCTAGCATGCTTTATGATATTCACTTGACAGGTGCGCGAGAAGATGCCTTCCGCTCCCCTATTAAGCTATATGGTCGTTTGAGTGCTCTCGCCAGCGATATCAATAGCAGCGGAATTGACTTCAAACCTACCGATCAGCAAGGTGAAGTAAAAGAAGTACTAAGTGATCGATTGGAGAATGCCATTGCCAAATTCGACAAACTGATCAAAGAGGACATCCAAAAGTTCAATAAAGCCCTCGAGCGTAAGAACAGAACCATTGAAATTGAGAAAACTGGCGGGGATAAGTAG
- a CDS encoding MBL fold metallo-hydrolase: MLITLSIIVALALIGWAFLNFHPQFGAKVNKELIERYSKSPQWNGKIFENQSETLMDINLKTLPGLLRQQFTGRKLRSPEQPIPIIPFDQEAFQTDTTKPKFIWYGHSVLLLQLNGKNLLIDPMLGPNAAPIAPFAVKRFSESTLDIIDQLPPIDMVLMTHDHYDHLDYASIKKLKAKVSTWYVALGVSRHLEAWGIPAETISEFDWWDQQTLEGIDITFTPSRHFSGRGLGDRAKCLWGGWVFKTADHNIYWSGDSGYDEHFKEVGERLGPFDWGFMECGQYNKLWHPIHMFPEETVQSSIDAHVSIAIPVHWGGFPLALHTWKDPIERFTTAAEVKGQKISTPEIGQVVTFGDEPTMDWWSELK, from the coding sequence ATGCTGATCACCTTATCCATTATTGTTGCCCTTGCCCTAATCGGCTGGGCCTTCCTCAATTTCCACCCTCAGTTTGGCGCCAAAGTCAATAAAGAACTCATCGAGAGGTACTCAAAGTCACCACAATGGAATGGGAAGATTTTTGAGAATCAGTCAGAAACGCTGATGGATATTAACCTCAAAACATTACCAGGTCTACTCAGACAACAGTTCACAGGCAGAAAACTTAGAAGCCCAGAACAACCTATCCCTATCATTCCTTTTGATCAAGAAGCCTTTCAAACAGATACCACCAAGCCTAAATTTATATGGTATGGTCATTCTGTCTTGCTACTTCAATTAAATGGTAAGAATCTGTTAATCGATCCAATGCTTGGTCCGAATGCTGCACCGATCGCTCCCTTTGCTGTAAAACGCTTTAGTGAAAGCACATTGGACATCATTGACCAACTGCCTCCAATCGATATGGTTTTAATGACGCACGATCACTACGATCATCTGGATTATGCCAGTATCAAAAAGCTTAAAGCCAAAGTGAGTACATGGTATGTGGCACTCGGTGTCTCCAGACACTTAGAAGCTTGGGGTATTCCAGCAGAAACGATATCTGAATTTGATTGGTGGGACCAACAGACCCTCGAGGGCATTGATATCACCTTTACGCCAAGCAGGCATTTCTCCGGACGAGGTCTGGGCGATCGTGCCAAATGCTTATGGGGTGGTTGGGTCTTCAAAACTGCTGATCACAACATTTATTGGAGTGGTGATAGTGGCTATGATGAGCACTTCAAGGAAGTAGGTGAACGTTTAGGACCCTTTGACTGGGGTTTTATGGAATGTGGTCAGTACAATAAACTATGGCATCCCATTCACATGTTTCCCGAAGAGACTGTACAGTCTTCCATAGATGCTCACGTATCCATTGCCATCCCTGTTCACTGGGGAGGCTTTCCTTTGGCTTTACACACCTGGAAAGACCCGATTGAGCGATTCACTACTGCTGCAGAAGTCAAAGGCCAGAAAATCTCTACCCCTGAAATTGGTCAGGTTGTGACTTTCGGTGATGAACCGACAATGGACTGGTGGTCTGAATTGAAATAG
- a CDS encoding DUF4105 domain-containing protein has product MKTKTLLLFLLLATGQFAMSQDSLSISQDRFVISILTCSPGTEVYSVFGHSSMRVIDRQNDTDQVYNFGIFDFDTPNFAYKFLKGKLQYQLGIVPTPYFVQTYTSENRLVSEQVLELTDEEEIAIVRRLNYLYLPENRFYYYSFLNRNCSTELRDLLSGIDAVFSKDTLEASNRDLINPYLERTPWLRLGVNMLLGKMMDSNSNRFQSAFLPISFEEEVDKALLHNKGMVIGENNLNPLPEDLGTSYQKIFSPLKVFSVLLVILLFWSPKPVKVMLCLIIGAVGVLLGLLWIFSGHPEIRNNLDILWCNPLYLLYIPLLIRNKVSKLLTYTLSGSLILTIIVWLSGIQQFDIAVIPLMLILGLVNFKSLTRHPAPNLRSVSGST; this is encoded by the coding sequence TTGAAAACAAAAACACTCTTACTTTTTCTACTCCTCGCCACAGGTCAATTCGCCATGTCGCAGGACAGTCTATCAATCTCACAAGATAGATTCGTCATCAGTATACTCACATGCTCTCCTGGCACTGAAGTATATTCCGTCTTTGGGCACTCCTCTATGCGCGTGATAGACAGGCAAAACGATACCGATCAGGTGTATAACTTCGGCATATTCGATTTTGATACTCCCAATTTTGCATACAAGTTCTTAAAAGGAAAACTACAATATCAATTGGGCATCGTCCCAACCCCCTACTTTGTACAAACTTACACCTCAGAAAATCGACTTGTTTCAGAGCAGGTCTTGGAGCTTACTGACGAAGAAGAAATTGCCATTGTTAGAAGACTTAACTACTTATACTTACCCGAAAACAGGTTTTATTATTACTCATTTCTAAATAGAAACTGCTCTACGGAATTAAGAGACCTGCTTTCAGGCATAGATGCGGTCTTCTCAAAAGACACCCTTGAGGCTTCTAATCGAGACCTAATCAATCCTTACCTCGAAAGAACCCCTTGGCTAAGGCTCGGAGTGAATATGCTACTCGGTAAGATGATGGACAGCAATTCCAATCGCTTTCAAAGTGCTTTTTTACCGATCTCATTTGAGGAAGAAGTCGATAAGGCTTTACTCCATAACAAAGGAATGGTCATTGGCGAAAACAACCTCAATCCTTTACCCGAAGACTTGGGAACGAGTTATCAGAAAATCTTCTCCCCTTTGAAAGTGTTCTCTGTGCTCTTAGTCATTTTGTTATTCTGGAGCCCTAAGCCCGTTAAGGTTATGCTTTGCCTGATTATAGGTGCAGTGGGCGTTTTGCTTGGTCTGCTTTGGATCTTCTCTGGCCATCCTGAAATAAGGAACAATCTAGATATCCTATGGTGTAATCCTCTGTATTTGCTTTACATTCCTTTATTGATCAGAAACAAGGTGAGTAAGCTGCTTACTTATACCCTCTCAGGAAGCCTTATCTTGACCATTATCGTCTGGCTAAGCGGCATACAACAATTTGACATTGCTGTCATTCCCCTAATGCTGATTTTGGGTTTGGTTAATTTTAAATCCCTTACGCGTCACCCTGCTCCGAACCTTCGGAGTGTTTCAGGGTCTACTTAA